In one window of Prevotella sp. E13-17 DNA:
- a CDS encoding NADH:ubiquinone reductase (Na(+)-transporting) subunit B, translated as MKAIRNYLNKIKPNFEEGGKLHAFRSLFDGFETFLYVPNTTSTKGVHIHDAIDSKRIMSMVVIALMPAMLFGMYNVGYQNAIASGLDASFMDMFIFGFLAVLPKILVSYIVGLGIEFAWAQWKGEEIQEGFLVSGILIPLIVPVNLPLWMLAIAVAFAVVIGKEIFGGTGMNIFNPALMARAFLFFAYPQKMTGDQAWIANSPILGFGGQVPDGFSGATPLSHLDSYAFNMDAVTGLIPGSIGETSVIAIAIGAVILLFTGIASWKTMLSVFAGGILTGLLFENLEMTPIHWYEHIALGGFCFGAVFMATDPVTSCRTECGKWIYGFLIGVVAIVVRVMNPGFPEGMMLAILLMNMFAPTIDYFVVDRNITKRLKRGGNK; from the coding sequence ATGAAAGCAATAAGAAATTACTTGAATAAGATTAAGCCGAACTTCGAAGAGGGCGGCAAGCTGCACGCTTTCCGTAGTCTGTTCGATGGTTTCGAGACCTTTCTCTATGTGCCCAATACCACATCGACGAAGGGCGTTCACATCCATGATGCCATCGACTCGAAGCGTATTATGAGTATGGTAGTTATCGCCCTGATGCCTGCTATGCTGTTCGGTATGTATAATGTAGGTTATCAGAATGCCATAGCTTCAGGATTGGATGCTTCCTTCATGGATATGTTCATTTTTGGCTTCTTGGCTGTTCTTCCTAAAATCCTTGTATCTTATATTGTAGGTCTGGGCATCGAGTTTGCTTGGGCACAGTGGAAGGGTGAGGAAATTCAGGAAGGTTTTTTAGTGAGTGGTATTTTGATTCCACTGATTGTACCTGTCAACCTGCCACTCTGGATGCTGGCCATTGCCGTTGCCTTTGCCGTTGTTATCGGTAAGGAAATCTTTGGCGGAACAGGTATGAATATCTTCAACCCAGCCTTGATGGCACGTGCCTTCCTGTTCTTTGCCTATCCTCAGAAGATGACTGGTGATCAGGCATGGATTGCAAATAGCCCAATTTTGGGTTTTGGTGGTCAGGTGCCTGACGGCTTCTCTGGAGCCACACCTCTTTCACATCTGGATAGCTATGCTTTCAATATGGATGCAGTAACGGGCCTGATTCCAGGCTCAATAGGTGAGACCAGCGTTATTGCTATTGCCATTGGTGCGGTTATCTTACTTTTCACAGGCATCGCTTCTTGGAAGACCATGCTCAGTGTATTTGCAGGTGGTATCCTTACTGGCTTGCTGTTTGAGAATCTTGAGATGACTCCTATTCATTGGTATGAGCATATCGCACTGGGTGGTTTCTGCTTCGGTGCCGTATTCATGGCTACCGATCCTGTTACTTCATGCCGAACGGAGTGTGGTAAGTGGATCTATGGTTTCCTAATTGGTGTCGTAGCCATTGTGGTGCGTGTCATGAATCCAGGCTTCCCCGAGGGCATGATGTTGGCTATCCTGCTGATGAACATGTTTGCTCCTACGATTGACTACTTCGTAGTTGACCGCAATATTACGAAACGTTTGAAGAGAGGAGGTAATAAATGA
- a CDS encoding FMN-binding protein, giving the protein MNTNSNTYIIIYSTVLVLIVAFLLAFVSQSLKPQQDKNVALDQEKQILNSLNLRGLSDEEAHATYEKIVTFDEAQNVYVCTLENGDVKYVLPLKGQGMWGGISAFLSVDSDKNTIYGAYFNHESETAGLGAEIKDNPDWQAKFQGKKIFADESKEKLALSVEKNVNNETTVDAVTGATVTSTAVSKMLQEQLTKKYMDFLKN; this is encoded by the coding sequence CTGAATACAAATTCCAATACGTACATTATTATATATAGTACGGTACTTGTTCTAATCGTAGCATTCCTCTTGGCATTCGTGTCACAGAGCCTGAAACCCCAACAGGATAAGAATGTAGCCCTCGACCAGGAGAAGCAGATCCTGAATTCATTAAATCTGCGTGGCCTATCTGATGAAGAAGCGCATGCTACTTATGAGAAGATTGTTACCTTCGATGAGGCGCAGAATGTATATGTCTGCACACTTGAGAATGGTGATGTGAAGTATGTCCTTCCTTTGAAAGGACAAGGAATGTGGGGCGGTATTAGCGCATTCTTGTCTGTTGATAGCGATAAGAATACTATCTATGGAGCCTACTTCAACCACGAGAGTGAGACAGCTGGCCTTGGTGCAGAAATCAAGGATAACCCTGATTGGCAGGCTAAGTTCCAAGGTAAGAAGATCTTTGCAGATGAGAGCAAAGAGAAACTTGCTTTGTCTGTTGAGAAAAACGTAAACAACGAGACAACGGTTGATGCTGTTACAGGTGCTACCGTGACCTCTACTGCTGTTAGCAAGATGCTGCAGGAGCAGTTGACGAAGAAGTACATGGACTTTTTAAAGAACTAA
- a CDS encoding NADH:ubiquinone reductase (Na(+)-transporting) subunit D: MALLSKQNKEAFTNPLNLDHPILVQVLGICSALAVTSQLKPAIVMGLAVTVITAFSNVIISIIRNTIPTRIRIVVQLVVVAALVTIVSQVLKAYVYDVSVQLSVYVGLIITNCILMGRLEAFAMQNKPWPSFLDGVGNGLGYAMILVIVGAFREFFGRGSLLGFQIIDCKDFNNGMMTMPAMALILVGCVIWIHRAYFYKEK, encoded by the coding sequence ATGGCACTATTAAGTAAGCAAAACAAAGAGGCATTCACCAATCCGCTGAACCTCGATCATCCAATATTGGTGCAGGTACTGGGTATCTGTTCTGCACTTGCTGTAACCAGCCAGCTGAAGCCCGCCATTGTGATGGGTCTCGCAGTTACTGTCATTACAGCCTTCTCTAATGTGATTATCTCAATTATTCGTAACACCATTCCTACCCGTATCCGTATTGTGGTACAGTTGGTTGTTGTAGCAGCGCTGGTAACCATCGTTTCTCAGGTGCTCAAAGCATACGTCTATGACGTGAGTGTTCAGTTGTCAGTTTATGTTGGTCTGATTATCACCAACTGTATTCTGATGGGACGCCTTGAAGCTTTCGCTATGCAAAACAAACCTTGGCCTTCGTTTCTTGATGGCGTAGGCAATGGTCTTGGTTATGCCATGATTCTGGTAATCGTTGGTGCTTTCCGCGAGTTTTTCGGACGTGGCTCATTGCTGGGCTTTCAGATTATAGACTGCAAGGACTTTAACAACGGTATGATGACCATGCCAGCTATGGCTTTGATTCTGGTGGGATGCGTCATATGGATACATCGTGCATATTTTTATAAGGAGAAGTAA